From Paraburkholderia fungorum, the proteins below share one genomic window:
- a CDS encoding HAD-IA family hydrolase, producing the protein MSTSITLVLFDMEGVLSHYDRAARVDHLATSTGRSAETVRYAIWGSGLEARADAGEISDDEYLLELAALLNYPITRAEWLAARHASITPNEPVLALAAKVAATQRIAVLTNNCRLFTDHIDYLNPPVARLFGSHVYSSASFGAAKPAAQTYLGCLDQLGASAAETLFIDDTQANVTGAIDVGLQGYRFIDAAGLSEELIRYGLL; encoded by the coding sequence ATGAGTACATCCATCACGCTGGTTCTGTTCGATATGGAAGGCGTTCTCTCGCACTACGACCGCGCTGCGCGGGTGGATCATCTGGCGACGTCCACCGGGCGGAGCGCGGAGACAGTCCGTTACGCGATCTGGGGTTCGGGCCTCGAAGCACGGGCCGACGCAGGTGAGATCAGCGACGACGAATATCTGCTCGAACTGGCCGCGCTGCTGAACTATCCGATCACTCGCGCGGAATGGCTGGCCGCGCGCCACGCGTCGATTACGCCGAACGAGCCAGTGCTCGCGCTGGCCGCCAAAGTCGCTGCGACGCAGCGGATTGCCGTGCTCACCAACAATTGCCGCCTGTTCACCGATCACATCGACTATCTGAATCCGCCGGTCGCACGGCTGTTCGGCTCGCACGTTTATTCGTCGGCGTCGTTCGGCGCGGCGAAACCGGCGGCGCAAACTTATCTCGGCTGTCTCGATCAGCTCGGGGCGAGCGCCGCCGAAACACTTTTTATCGACGATACCCAAGCCAATGTAACCGGCGCGATCGACGTGGGCCTGCAGGGATACCGGTTTATCGACGCCGCAGGTCTGTCGGAAGAATTGATTCGCTACGGATTGCTGTAG
- a CDS encoding TIGR03118 family protein codes for MKSLLTVFGAIASGAALMGLVACGGSSGSISMQQSFTSTMLVSDGSVAAAHTDANLKNAWGVAFNPKGFVWVADNGTSLATLYDGNGVPQSLVVSIPNGTNGAANPTGIVFNGTTDFSVTQGGKTGVGAFIFAGEGGTITAWAPAVLPTTANVMYDDGSGGAVYKGLALASNGGANFLYATDFHNNKIDVFDKSFTKISLPGKFQDPSIPAGFAPFGIQAIGAKLFVTYAKQDAAAHDNVDGAGLGFVDMFDTTGNLLMRFASAGPLNAPWGIAQAPANFGRFSGDVLIGNFGDGKINAFDPASGQLLGAVNLSNGSDFVQAGLWGLAFGNGLSNQPVNTLFFAAGPNHEANGLYGRIDVKM; via the coding sequence ATGAAGTCTCTGCTTACGGTATTCGGCGCCATCGCGAGCGGCGCGGCGCTGATGGGTCTTGTCGCGTGCGGCGGCAGTTCGGGATCGATCAGCATGCAGCAATCTTTTACATCGACGATGCTGGTCTCCGATGGATCGGTCGCTGCCGCGCACACCGACGCCAATCTGAAAAACGCGTGGGGCGTCGCGTTCAATCCAAAAGGTTTCGTCTGGGTCGCCGACAACGGCACCTCGCTCGCCACGCTGTATGACGGCAATGGTGTGCCGCAATCGCTGGTAGTCAGTATCCCGAATGGAACGAATGGCGCGGCGAATCCCACCGGCATCGTGTTCAACGGCACGACGGATTTCAGCGTGACGCAAGGCGGTAAAACCGGCGTGGGCGCCTTCATCTTTGCGGGCGAAGGCGGCACGATCACCGCGTGGGCACCGGCCGTTCTCCCCACGACAGCAAACGTCATGTACGACGACGGCAGCGGCGGAGCCGTCTACAAAGGACTCGCGCTGGCCAGCAACGGCGGCGCCAACTTCCTGTACGCAACCGATTTTCATAACAACAAGATCGACGTATTCGACAAGAGCTTCACGAAGATTTCTCTGCCCGGCAAGTTTCAGGACCCGTCGATTCCAGCAGGCTTTGCGCCATTCGGCATTCAGGCAATCGGCGCAAAACTGTTCGTCACTTACGCAAAACAGGATGCAGCCGCGCATGACAATGTCGACGGCGCAGGCCTCGGTTTCGTCGATATGTTCGACACCACCGGCAATCTGCTGATGCGCTTCGCCAGCGCGGGTCCGCTGAATGCGCCGTGGGGCATCGCGCAGGCACCGGCAAATTTCGGGCGCTTCAGCGGCGATGTGCTGATCGGCAACTTCGGCGACGGCAAAATCAATGCGTTCGATCCAGCCAGCGGGCAGTTGCTCGGCGCGGTCAATCTGTCCAACGGCAGCGACTTTGTTCAAGCGGGATTGTGGGGGCTGGCCTTCGGTAATGGGCTCAGCAATCAGCCTGTCAATACGCTGTTTTTTGCTGCGGGGCCGAACCACGAAGCCAACGGACTCTATGGTCGCATCGACGTGAAGATGTGA
- a CDS encoding purine-cytosine permease family protein: MSASQGGTRERGIAERRTIDYIPDAERHGSVFSQFTLWLAANLQITAIVTGALAVVLGGDVFWSLVGLLIGQLIGGGVMALHGAQGPQLGLPQMISSRVQFGVYGAVIPIVLVCLMYVGFSASGSVLAGQAVAQLLHVKDALGIVAFTAVIVVFTVIGYRVIHLVGRVASVIGVIAFVYMFAQLLIGHDISALLANRHFTVSSFLLAMSLSASWQIAFGPYVADYSRYLPRSTSPRKTFWAIAAGAIIGAQVSMVFGVFAAALAGKQFSGHEVSFVVGLGATGTIAALLYFAIAFGKITITTLNAYGSVMSIATVVSGFSGDQKLSARSRLAYILGMVGIAMWLALAGRHAFLKEFSSFILFLLAFFTPWSAINLVDYYFITRDRYDVPALYDPDGRYGRWNMTGIVVYVIGVLVQLPFISSAFYTGPLVDALDGTDISWIIGLIVPAVLYYVAARRRSHEAPAHLILPAEAARVAEFVSK, encoded by the coding sequence ATGTCTGCATCCCAGGGCGGAACGCGCGAGCGCGGCATCGCCGAGCGCCGCACCATCGACTACATTCCCGACGCCGAACGTCACGGCAGCGTCTTCAGCCAGTTCACGCTGTGGCTCGCGGCCAATTTGCAGATCACGGCGATCGTGACCGGCGCGCTTGCCGTGGTGCTCGGCGGCGATGTGTTCTGGTCGCTGGTCGGCTTGCTGATCGGGCAACTGATCGGCGGCGGCGTGATGGCGCTGCACGGCGCACAAGGCCCGCAACTCGGCCTCCCGCAGATGATTTCCAGCCGCGTGCAGTTCGGCGTCTACGGCGCGGTCATTCCGATCGTGCTCGTATGTCTTATGTACGTCGGCTTCTCGGCAAGCGGCTCGGTGCTGGCGGGACAGGCCGTCGCCCAGTTGCTGCACGTGAAAGACGCGCTCGGCATCGTCGCGTTCACCGCGGTAATCGTGGTGTTCACGGTGATCGGCTATCGCGTGATTCATCTGGTAGGGCGCGTTGCCAGCGTGATCGGCGTGATCGCGTTCGTCTACATGTTCGCGCAGTTGCTGATCGGTCATGACATTTCGGCGCTGCTCGCGAACCGCCATTTCACCGTGAGCAGCTTCCTGCTCGCGATGTCGCTTTCCGCGTCGTGGCAAATCGCATTCGGCCCGTACGTAGCCGACTATTCGCGTTATCTGCCGCGCAGCACGTCTCCGCGTAAAACGTTCTGGGCGATCGCGGCGGGGGCGATCATCGGCGCGCAGGTGTCGATGGTGTTCGGCGTATTCGCCGCCGCGCTCGCGGGCAAGCAGTTCTCCGGGCACGAGGTGTCGTTCGTGGTCGGCCTCGGCGCGACCGGCACGATCGCCGCGCTGCTCTACTTCGCGATTGCGTTCGGCAAGATCACCATCACGACGCTCAACGCGTATGGCAGCGTGATGTCGATCGCGACCGTGGTCAGCGGCTTTAGCGGCGACCAGAAACTATCCGCGCGCAGCCGTCTTGCGTACATCCTCGGCATGGTCGGTATCGCGATGTGGCTCGCGCTCGCAGGACGTCACGCGTTCCTGAAGGAATTCTCGTCGTTCATCCTGTTCCTGCTGGCGTTTTTTACGCCGTGGAGCGCGATCAATCTGGTCGACTACTACTTCATCACCCGCGACCGCTACGACGTGCCCGCGCTGTACGATCCGGACGGCCGCTACGGACGCTGGAACATGACCGGCATCGTCGTGTATGTGATCGGCGTGCTGGTGCAGTTGCCGTTCATTTCCAGCGCGTTCTATACGGGTCCGCTCGTCGACGCGCTCGACGGCACCGACATTTCGTGGATCATCGGCCTGATTGTGCCCGCCGTGCTGTATTACGTCGCGGCTCGCCGCAGGAGCCACGAAGCGCCAGCGCATCTGATTTTGCCTGCCGAGGCAGCACGGGTTGCCGAATTCGTTTCGAAGTAA
- a CDS encoding epoxide hydrolase family protein yields MQIEPFEIAIPDQDIDDLRQRIRATRWAPATPSPAWQQGTDSVWLRELADYWATRFDWRAAERKLNQQAQFIADVNGQRVHFVHRRGVGMAPYPLVVTHGWPGSFFEFHALLDQLCDPGSFGADPADAFDVVVPSLPGFAFSAAPAQGGTSAFQVADLWVSLMRGLGYERFGAQGGDIGAGVSVALAARHPQVVDGIHLNFLPSSYEPAIGAEQKPLTAAEENFLREKLEWAALEGGYAHMHTTKPQTAAASLNDSPVGLAAWIGEKFRAWSDCNGDIESVFSKDDLLTNISLYWHTQSIGTSMQMYWENRLQPMRFTGAPRVVPPLGFAHFPKELSHPPRSWVERTFDVVQWTDMPSGGHFAAMEKPGLLATEIRRFFRPLRGLKG; encoded by the coding sequence ATGCAGATCGAACCGTTTGAGATTGCCATTCCCGATCAGGATATCGACGACCTGCGTCAGCGGATTCGCGCGACGCGCTGGGCGCCGGCCACGCCGTCTCCCGCGTGGCAGCAGGGCACGGACTCCGTGTGGCTGCGCGAACTCGCTGACTACTGGGCGACTCGTTTCGACTGGCGCGCGGCTGAACGCAAGCTGAACCAGCAAGCCCAGTTCATCGCCGATGTGAACGGGCAACGCGTGCACTTCGTGCATCGGCGCGGCGTGGGGATGGCGCCTTATCCGCTCGTCGTCACGCATGGCTGGCCTGGCTCGTTCTTCGAGTTTCACGCGCTGCTCGACCAGCTTTGCGACCCGGGTTCGTTCGGCGCCGATCCCGCCGACGCATTCGACGTCGTCGTGCCGTCGCTACCCGGCTTCGCGTTTTCGGCGGCTCCCGCGCAGGGCGGCACGTCCGCGTTTCAGGTGGCGGATCTGTGGGTATCGCTGATGCGCGGTCTTGGCTATGAGCGTTTCGGCGCGCAGGGCGGCGATATCGGCGCAGGCGTGTCGGTTGCGCTGGCGGCGCGGCATCCGCAGGTTGTCGACGGCATTCATCTGAACTTCCTGCCCAGTTCGTACGAACCGGCGATCGGCGCAGAGCAAAAACCTCTTACCGCGGCGGAAGAAAATTTTCTGCGCGAGAAGCTCGAGTGGGCCGCGCTGGAAGGCGGTTATGCGCACATGCATACCACCAAACCGCAAACGGCGGCCGCGTCGCTGAATGATTCGCCGGTCGGGCTCGCCGCATGGATCGGCGAAAAGTTTCGTGCGTGGAGCGATTGCAACGGCGACATCGAAAGCGTGTTTTCCAAAGACGATTTGCTGACCAATATCTCGCTCTACTGGCACACACAAAGCATCGGCACGTCCATGCAGATGTACTGGGAAAACCGCTTGCAGCCGATGCGTTTCACCGGCGCGCCGCGCGTCGTGCCGCCGCTCGGCTTCGCGCATTTCCCAAAGGAACTGAGTCATCCGCCGCGTAGCTGGGTCGAAAGAACTTTCGATGTCGTTCAATGGACCGACATGCCGAGCGGTGGCCACTTCGCGGCGATGGAAAAACCCGGCTTGCTCGCGACCGAGATCCGGCGGTTTTTTAGGCCGCTACGTGGGTTGAAAGGGTAG
- the surE gene encoding 5'/3'-nucleotidase SurE — MSAYESRVPRVLLTNDDGIDAPGLAVLEAVAAEIADEVWVVAPEHDQSGTSHSISLHSPLRVSRQGERRFGVAGTPGDCVVMGVRHLMRDTPPTLILSGINRGGNLGVETMFSGTVGAAMTGLLLGLPSFALSQTFSDRDNVRWDTARALAPGVIRQLLAVEHAVPTCLNINFPDVDAAAAGPLTPTRQGVGLVEDIDVLPQVDPRGIAYHWLRFQRGKRANDPDSETAVVASGCVSVTPLAFDRTDEPTFARLAASLR, encoded by the coding sequence ATGTCCGCCTATGAATCCAGAGTGCCGCGCGTGCTGTTGACGAACGACGACGGTATCGACGCCCCCGGCCTCGCCGTGCTCGAAGCCGTCGCCGCCGAAATCGCCGACGAAGTCTGGGTCGTCGCGCCCGAACACGATCAGAGCGGCACGTCGCATTCCATCAGCCTGCATTCGCCGTTGCGCGTCAGCCGCCAGGGCGAACGCCGCTTTGGCGTGGCCGGCACGCCCGGCGATTGTGTCGTAATGGGCGTGCGTCATCTGATGCGCGACACGCCGCCCACGCTGATCCTTTCCGGCATCAACCGCGGCGGCAATCTCGGCGTCGAGACCATGTTTTCGGGCACTGTCGGCGCGGCGATGACCGGCTTGCTGCTCGGCCTGCCGTCGTTCGCGTTGAGTCAGACGTTCAGCGACCGCGACAACGTGCGCTGGGACACCGCACGCGCGCTCGCGCCGGGCGTGATCCGTCAGTTGCTGGCGGTCGAACACGCGGTGCCCACCTGCCTGAACATCAATTTCCCCGATGTCGATGCAGCGGCTGCCGGTCCGCTCACGCCGACCCGGCAAGGCGTCGGTCTGGTCGAAGATATCGACGTGCTGCCGCAGGTAGACCCGCGCGGCATCGCGTATCACTGGCTGCGTTTTCAGCGCGGCAAGCGCGCGAACGATCCCGATAGTGAAACGGCTGTGGTGGCGTCGGGCTGCGTGTCGGTGACGCCGCTCGCGTTCGATCGCACGGACGAACCGACCTTCGCGCGGCTCGCGGCGTCGTTGCGATAA
- a CDS encoding DUF4148 domain-containing protein, giving the protein MSGTVRSAPVDGRSDSPAARANSLKAARNSLLRDDVAAARAQLNAISAAHRDDQQVVELQKEIQERADQEQRAVAPAQVDKPPAESAQKPVLTSSSSAPDGKHSRAPQVASREYSNRAAGYARSRRNAGAVVAKSGGVSAGAAGVAGEVPVASESAYASPGMRVVHGPGAPAAVNSLPLLQQSASSSEPQSMPPSTQTAAASVQSVPSTPQPEMTAQAVLPPVVQTTVPSAPLLKTDGPKTRAQVREEIARARENGSLPAFGNPDPAGPGGAPSLTIAPRP; this is encoded by the coding sequence ATGAGCGGCACGGTCAGGTCTGCGCCGGTCGACGGTCGCAGCGACTCGCCTGCGGCGCGGGCAAACAGCCTGAAGGCGGCGCGCAATAGTTTGCTACGCGACGACGTGGCGGCGGCGCGGGCGCAGTTGAACGCGATCAGCGCCGCGCACCGGGACGATCAGCAGGTTGTCGAGTTGCAGAAAGAAATTCAGGAGCGCGCGGATCAGGAGCAGCGCGCGGTTGCTCCGGCGCAGGTGGACAAGCCACCCGCTGAGTCGGCGCAAAAGCCGGTGCTGACCTCGTCGTCTTCGGCACCGGACGGCAAACATTCGCGCGCCCCGCAAGTAGCGTCTCGCGAGTATTCGAATCGCGCTGCGGGTTATGCCAGGAGTCGGCGTAATGCGGGGGCTGTGGTGGCGAAGTCGGGTGGTGTCAGTGCGGGTGCTGCGGGCGTTGCGGGTGAGGTGCCCGTGGCGAGTGAATCCGCGTATGCGTCGCCTGGCATGAGGGTGGTGCATGGGCCCGGCGCGCCTGCTGCGGTCAATTCATTGCCGCTGTTGCAGCAGTCCGCGTCCAGTTCCGAACCGCAGTCCATGCCGCCGTCGACGCAAACGGCGGCGGCGTCCGTTCAATCGGTGCCATCGACACCCCAGCCAGAGATGACCGCGCAAGCTGTATTACCGCCGGTCGTTCAAACCACTGTGCCGAGCGCCCCATTACTGAAGACGGATGGTCCGAAGACCCGTGCGCAGGTTCGCGAGGAGATTGCTCGCGCGCGTGAGAACGGCAGCCTCCCAGCGTTCGGAAATCCGGACCCTGCGGGACCGGGCGGTGCGCCTAGCCTGACGATCGCACCGCGCCCCTGA
- a CDS encoding DMT family transporter codes for MPPITAVRHNAVPLRSIALILLSMFCFALVDALAKSVALAYPANEVTFFRMLFGLIPAVAICLRGKPLATRFRQMDVRGQTLRALTLLGASGLFFAGLPYMPLSEAVAIVYSETLLVIVLAPLLLKETLKPRDALAAAIGFIGVLFVVRPDGSHSSWLGPVLLISSAFFGALSIIQIKRIRATDDSGTTVLYFTVVGTLVMGVSLLFAWRTPSFNALAIMALLGAFATAGQLLMTMAFRQADAGALAPYNYTSIVWAALFGYVVWGETIGAMSLLGVALIVGSSIAVAVRRKQEEGPLV; via the coding sequence ATGCCGCCCATTACCGCCGTCCGTCACAACGCCGTGCCGCTGCGCAGCATCGCGCTGATCCTTCTGTCGATGTTCTGCTTCGCGCTGGTCGACGCGCTCGCCAAATCCGTCGCGCTCGCTTATCCCGCCAACGAAGTGACGTTCTTCCGCATGCTGTTCGGCCTGATCCCCGCCGTCGCGATATGCCTGCGCGGCAAACCGCTCGCCACACGTTTCAGACAGATGGACGTGCGCGGGCAGACCCTGCGCGCGCTGACACTGCTCGGCGCGTCCGGTCTGTTCTTCGCCGGATTGCCGTATATGCCGCTCAGCGAAGCCGTGGCGATCGTCTATTCGGAGACGCTGCTCGTGATCGTGCTGGCGCCGCTGCTGCTGAAGGAAACGCTCAAGCCGCGCGATGCGCTCGCGGCTGCGATCGGGTTCATCGGCGTGCTCTTCGTGGTGCGCCCGGACGGCTCGCATTCGAGCTGGCTCGGCCCGGTTCTGCTGATATCGAGCGCGTTCTTCGGCGCGCTGTCGATCATCCAGATCAAGCGGATTCGCGCCACCGACGATTCCGGCACCACGGTGCTGTATTTCACCGTGGTCGGCACGCTCGTGATGGGCGTGTCGCTGCTGTTTGCGTGGCGCACGCCGTCGTTCAACGCGCTGGCGATCATGGCGCTGCTCGGCGCATTCGCCACCGCCGGCCAGCTACTGATGACGATGGCATTCCGCCAGGCCGACGCGGGCGCGCTCGCGCCGTACAACTACACGAGCATCGTATGGGCCGCGCTATTCGGCTACGTCGTGTGGGGCGAGACGATCGGGGCGATGTCGCTGCTGGGTGTCGCGCTGATCGTCGGCAGTTCGATCGCGGTCGCGGTGCGCCGCAAGCAGGAAGAAGGGCCGCTGGTATAG